In a single window of the Streptomyces sp. CGMCC 4.7035 genome:
- a CDS encoding ABC transporter permease — translation MSFWEYLGDRHQQLLTETCQHALVVAQCVVLATALGVLAGVAICRSGWLGDHATATTATLLAVPPLALIGLLVPVVGPGVPPTVIALTLCGLVPIARNTVVGLRGTDPSPLDTARGLGMSRTARLVRVELPRAWPPILTGIRGSTRILMGIAAIAAYASGPGLGNEIFRGLGSPGDAHARDQVLAGTLGIVALALLFDTAYALIGRLTIPRTPGAPAQPEENQT, via the coding sequence GTGAGCTTCTGGGAGTACTTGGGCGACCGTCACCAGCAGTTGCTCACGGAGACCTGTCAGCACGCCCTCGTGGTCGCGCAGTGCGTGGTCCTCGCGACGGCCCTCGGGGTGCTGGCCGGCGTCGCCATCTGCCGCAGCGGGTGGCTGGGCGACCACGCCACGGCCACCACCGCCACCCTCCTGGCCGTCCCGCCCCTCGCCCTGATCGGTCTGCTGGTCCCGGTCGTGGGACCGGGGGTGCCGCCGACCGTCATCGCGCTGACCCTGTGCGGACTGGTGCCGATCGCGCGGAACACCGTCGTCGGACTGCGCGGGACCGATCCGTCACCGCTGGACACGGCCCGGGGCCTCGGCATGTCGCGGACGGCACGGCTCGTGCGCGTGGAGCTGCCGCGGGCCTGGCCGCCGATCCTCACCGGGATCCGGGGCTCCACGCGGATACTGATGGGCATCGCCGCGATCGCCGCGTACGCCTCCGGGCCCGGCCTCGGCAACGAGATCTTCCGCGGCCTCGGCTCCCCGGGCGACGCGCACGCGCGCGACCAGGTGCTCGCGGGCACGCTCGGGATCGTCGCCCTCGCGCTTCTGTTCGACACCGCATACGCCCTCATCGGGCGGCTGACCATCCCCAGGACGCCTGGAGCACCGGCGCAACCGGAGGAGAACCAGACGTGA
- a CDS encoding ABC transporter permease translates to MTTPKLEEQKETEVTAPPSPPQRRVTWQRVTLLPLALVAVLLTARQWFRHAHLDPVTESALARGQVTKALWRHVELTAISTFCVLIIAIPLGILLTRRSFRKVTPVAMAIADMGRAAPAIGLLALPVIWLGTGRKAVLIGMIAFAVLPVLSHTVKGLRANDPTLLEAARDIGMSPLGVLTRMELPLAVPLILAGVRTALVLNVGTATLAAFGGGGGLGVLIRTGIAHQRTQVLLLGAILTIALALLVDWLASLGELLLRPRFAKRA, encoded by the coding sequence GTGACCACACCCAAGCTGGAGGAGCAGAAAGAGACCGAAGTGACGGCTCCGCCGAGCCCCCCGCAACGGCGGGTCACCTGGCAGAGGGTGACCCTGCTGCCATTGGCGCTGGTCGCCGTGCTCCTGACGGCCCGACAGTGGTTCCGGCACGCCCACCTGGACCCGGTCACCGAGAGCGCGCTGGCGCGCGGGCAGGTGACGAAGGCGCTGTGGCGGCATGTCGAACTGACCGCGATCTCCACATTCTGCGTGCTGATCATCGCGATCCCGCTGGGGATCCTGCTCACCCGCAGGTCCTTCCGCAAGGTCACGCCGGTGGCGATGGCGATCGCCGACATGGGGCGGGCCGCCCCGGCGATCGGCCTGCTGGCGCTGCCGGTGATCTGGCTCGGCACCGGCCGGAAGGCCGTCCTGATCGGCATGATCGCCTTCGCCGTCCTGCCGGTGCTGTCGCACACGGTCAAGGGACTGAGAGCGAACGACCCGACGCTCCTGGAGGCCGCGCGCGACATCGGTATGTCCCCGCTGGGCGTGCTGACCCGGATGGAACTGCCGCTCGCGGTGCCGCTGATCCTGGCGGGCGTGCGCACGGCGCTGGTCCTCAACGTGGGTACGGCGACCCTGGCGGCCTTCGGGGGAGGCGGCGGCCTGGGCGTGCTGATCAGGACCGGCATCGCCCATCAGCGCACACAGGTGCTGCTGCTCGGCGCGATCCTCACGATCGCGCTCGCACTGCTGGTCGACTGGCTGGCGTCACTGGGCGAGCTGTTGCTGCGGCCGCGGTTCGCCAAGCGGGCCTGA
- a CDS encoding ArsR/SmtB family transcription factor: MNEPQDPQVRNLDARSLRGLAHPLRMRLLDALRFGGPATASQLADRLGESSGSTSYHLRQLAAHGFVEDAPEHGKGRERWWKAVHRGLAFDDSLLRDDNPEVRGAADLYLHEVATTQTRDLSTWLGNRDAWPEEWSRVWDLSSATLRLTPELTRELVEKMHALLDTYRELAADENDPQAAQVRIHTHAFPITTD; encoded by the coding sequence ATGAACGAGCCCCAGGACCCACAGGTCCGCAACCTCGACGCCCGCTCACTGCGTGGACTCGCACACCCGCTGCGCATGCGGCTGCTCGACGCCCTGCGCTTCGGGGGACCGGCCACGGCGTCCCAACTCGCCGACAGACTGGGCGAGTCGAGCGGCTCGACCAGTTACCACCTGCGCCAGCTCGCCGCCCACGGCTTCGTCGAGGACGCCCCCGAGCACGGCAAGGGGCGGGAGCGGTGGTGGAAGGCGGTCCACCGGGGTCTTGCGTTCGACGACTCCCTCCTGCGGGACGACAACCCGGAGGTGCGCGGCGCCGCCGACCTGTACCTGCACGAGGTCGCGACCACGCAGACCCGTGATCTGTCCACGTGGCTGGGCAACCGCGATGCCTGGCCCGAGGAGTGGTCCCGCGTCTGGGACCTGAGCAGCGCGACGCTACGGCTGACGCCCGAACTCACCCGCGAACTGGTCGAGAAGATGCACGCCCTCCTCGACACCTATCGCGAGCTGGCCGCCGACGAGAACGACCCACAGGCCGCACAGGTACGGATCCACACGCACGCCTTCCCCATCACCACGGACTGA
- a CDS encoding S16 family serine protease → MLSRLSRPKAVAVCALPVVALLATAAFAPLPFSVAQPGMTANVLGENKGAPVITISGAPTRTTTGQLRMTTIEATGPDTQVSLGDVVDGWFRTDRAVLPRDSVYPSGNSVKEIERHNTEQMKQSQDAATRAALKYLDLSDKKVKVTLKLADVGGPSAGLLFSLGIVDKLDGDGSGGDLTGGRTIAGTGTIDAAGKVGAVGGVALKTQAARRDGATVFLIPKAECSDAKAQLPKGLRLVPVTTLNGAVDALVALEKGKGSVPSC, encoded by the coding sequence GTGCTTTCTCGCCTCTCGCGCCCCAAGGCCGTCGCCGTCTGTGCCCTGCCCGTCGTGGCCCTTCTCGCGACGGCGGCGTTCGCGCCGCTGCCGTTCTCCGTGGCGCAGCCCGGCATGACGGCGAACGTCCTCGGCGAGAACAAGGGCGCTCCCGTGATCACGATCAGCGGGGCTCCCACCCGCACGACGACCGGTCAGCTACGGATGACGACGATCGAGGCGACCGGTCCCGACACGCAGGTCTCCCTCGGTGACGTGGTCGACGGCTGGTTCCGTACGGACCGGGCGGTGCTGCCGCGCGACTCGGTCTACCCGAGCGGCAACAGCGTCAAGGAGATCGAGCGGCACAACACCGAGCAGATGAAACAGTCCCAGGACGCGGCGACCCGGGCGGCGCTCAAATACCTGGACCTCAGCGACAAGAAGGTCAAGGTCACGCTGAAGCTCGCGGATGTCGGCGGTCCCAGCGCGGGCCTGCTGTTCTCCCTCGGGATCGTCGACAAACTGGACGGCGACGGCAGCGGGGGCGACCTGACGGGCGGCCGCACCATCGCCGGTACGGGCACGATCGACGCGGCCGGCAAGGTCGGCGCGGTCGGCGGCGTCGCCCTCAAGACGCAGGCCGCCCGCCGCGACGGTGCGACGGTCTTCCTGATCCCGAAGGCGGAGTGCTCCGACGCGAAGGCGCAGCTGCCGAAGGGGCTGCGGCTGGTTCCGGTGACGACATTGAACGGCGCGGTCGACGCGCTGGTGGCGCTGGAGAAGGGGAAGGGCTCGGTACCGAGCTGCTAG
- the menC gene encoding o-succinylbenzoate synthase: MKLERVEIVHVAIPLVGPFRTSFGTMTTKDTFLLHVVTDAAEGWSEFAADPEPLYCPEFVAGAEIVLRDFLLPRVAALPRLTTAALAPAMGKIKGHELAKAALETAVLDAELRAHGMPLATYLGAVRDRVPAGVSVGIKNSVPELLDDVERYLAEGYVRIKLKIEPGWDLEPVRAVRERFGDALPLQVDANTAYTLADAEHLRKLDVFGLLLIEEPLEENNLRAHARLQQRITTPVCLDESLHNARDTASAIALDACRVVNVKPARVGGYLEARRVHDVAHAHGVPVWCGGMLETGIGRAPNLALAALPGFTLPGDTSASSRYFAEDITEPFVLEDGHLPVPSAPGIGIEPLPDALRRFTTGRRTVYGG, from the coding sequence ATGAAGCTCGAACGCGTCGAGATCGTCCATGTGGCGATCCCGCTCGTCGGCCCGTTCCGCACCTCCTTCGGCACCATGACGACGAAGGACACCTTCCTCCTCCATGTCGTCACCGACGCCGCCGAGGGCTGGTCGGAGTTCGCGGCCGACCCCGAGCCGCTGTACTGCCCCGAGTTCGTCGCCGGGGCCGAGATCGTCCTGCGCGACTTCCTGCTGCCGCGCGTCGCCGCCCTGCCCCGCCTGACCACGGCAGCGCTCGCCCCGGCCATGGGGAAGATCAAGGGGCACGAGCTGGCCAAGGCGGCCCTGGAGACGGCGGTCCTGGACGCGGAGCTGCGCGCACACGGCATGCCGCTCGCGACCTACCTGGGGGCGGTACGGGACCGGGTGCCGGCCGGGGTCTCGGTCGGTATCAAGAACTCCGTGCCGGAGCTGCTGGACGATGTCGAGCGCTACCTCGCCGAGGGGTACGTCCGCATCAAGCTGAAGATCGAACCCGGCTGGGACCTCGAACCCGTACGAGCCGTCCGCGAGCGCTTCGGGGACGCGCTGCCGCTCCAGGTCGACGCGAACACGGCGTACACGCTCGCCGACGCCGAGCACCTGCGGAAACTCGACGTGTTCGGGCTGCTGCTGATCGAGGAGCCGCTGGAGGAGAACAACCTCCGCGCCCATGCGCGACTCCAGCAGCGCATCACGACCCCCGTCTGCCTGGACGAGTCCCTGCACAACGCCCGCGACACCGCCTCCGCGATCGCGCTGGACGCCTGCCGGGTCGTGAACGTGAAACCGGCCCGGGTCGGCGGCTACCTGGAGGCCCGCCGCGTGCACGACGTGGCGCACGCGCACGGGGTGCCGGTCTGGTGCGGCGGCATGCTGGAGACGGGCATCGGCAGGGCGCCCAACCTCGCCCTGGCCGCCCTGCCCGGCTTCACACTGCCCGGCGACACCTCGGCGTCCTCCCGTTACTTCGCCGAGGACATCACCGAGCCGTTCGTCCTGGAGGACGGCCATCTGCCGGTGCCGTCCGCACCCGGAATCGGCATCGAACCACTCCCGGACGCGCTACGGCGCTTCACCACCGGCAGGAGGACCGTGTACGGGGGCTGA
- a CDS encoding chorismate synthase, with the protein MTAETDRPDLPEHAAVRALADGAARAAAVVVRTVHDAVGLAAVADFFSDVWQTPRSTPPYPAEVLHSLVHAGGAVHAAYTVEGERLAGACVAVFGPPAAAAAYSLVAAADHGVGYAVKQAQRAWVLERGARTLRWTFDPLVGRNARFNLAKLGATGTEYLVDFYGPMADGVNGGDESDRLTVTWDLTAPRRPYETADRNAAPATHAIGRPAAHPVALPAALPQGTPMAPDGAPLARRSRDGRHVWCRVPGDIVALRAADPALALRWRHAVRDVFTEAFAEGFRATGMSRDGSYTLTREEDTPA; encoded by the coding sequence ATGACAGCTGAGACTGACCGACCGGACTTACCCGAGCACGCGGCGGTGCGCGCACTCGCGGACGGTGCCGCCCGCGCCGCCGCGGTCGTCGTCCGCACCGTGCACGACGCGGTCGGCCTCGCCGCCGTGGCGGACTTCTTCAGCGATGTGTGGCAGACGCCCCGCAGCACTCCGCCGTACCCGGCGGAGGTGCTGCACAGCCTCGTCCACGCGGGCGGGGCCGTGCACGCCGCGTACACCGTCGAGGGGGAGCGGCTCGCCGGGGCCTGCGTCGCCGTGTTCGGGCCGCCCGCGGCCGCGGCCGCGTACTCCCTGGTGGCGGCGGCCGACCACGGTGTCGGGTATGCCGTGAAGCAGGCGCAGCGCGCCTGGGTCCTGGAGCGCGGCGCCCGCACCCTGCGCTGGACCTTCGACCCGCTGGTGGGCCGCAACGCCCGATTCAACCTGGCCAAGCTGGGCGCGACCGGCACCGAGTACCTGGTCGACTTCTACGGCCCGATGGCCGACGGCGTGAACGGCGGCGACGAGAGCGACCGGCTGACGGTGACCTGGGACCTGACGGCGCCCCGGCGACCGTACGAGACCGCCGACCGCAACGCCGCGCCCGCCACCCACGCCATCGGCCGACCCGCCGCCCACCCCGTCGCCCTCCCCGCCGCCCTCCCCCAAGGGACCCCCATGGCCCCGGACGGCGCCCCGCTCGCCCGCCGCTCCCGCGACGGCCGGCACGTGTGGTGCCGCGTGCCCGGCGACATCGTCGCCCTGCGCGCCGCCGACCCCGCCCTCGCCCTGCGCTGGCGGCACGCCGTCCGCGACGTCTTCACGGAGGCCTTTGCCGAGGGGTTCAGGGCGACGGGCATGTCCCGGGACGGCTCGTACACGCTCACCCGCGAGGAGGACACCCCGGCATGA
- a CDS encoding IclR family transcriptional regulator: MTAETSQTLDRGLRVLKLLADTDHGLTVTELSSKLGVNRTVVYRLLATLEQHSLVRRDLGGRARVGLGVLRLGRQVHPLVREAALPALRALAEDIGATAHLTLVDGSEALAVAVVEPTWTDYHVAYRAGFRHPLDRGAAGRAILAARRQPVTDPGYTLTHGELETGACGAAAPLLGVTGVEGSVGVVMLSDSVPERVGPRVMDAAREVAEALR, encoded by the coding sequence GTGACCGCGGAGACCTCCCAGACGCTCGACCGGGGCCTCAGGGTCCTCAAGCTGCTCGCCGACACGGACCACGGGCTGACCGTCACCGAGCTGTCCAGCAAACTGGGCGTGAACCGGACTGTGGTGTACCGGTTGCTCGCCACCCTGGAGCAGCACTCTCTCGTACGCCGCGATCTGGGCGGCCGCGCCCGGGTCGGGCTCGGTGTGCTGCGTCTGGGCCGCCAGGTGCATCCGCTGGTGCGGGAGGCCGCGCTGCCCGCCCTGCGGGCGCTCGCCGAGGACATCGGGGCGACCGCGCACCTCACGCTCGTCGACGGGTCGGAGGCGCTGGCCGTCGCCGTGGTCGAGCCGACGTGGACCGACTACCACGTGGCGTACCGCGCAGGCTTCCGGCATCCGCTCGACCGGGGAGCCGCCGGCCGTGCGATCCTCGCGGCCCGTCGGCAGCCGGTCACCGACCCCGGATACACGCTCACGCACGGGGAGTTGGAGACGGGCGCCTGCGGGGCGGCCGCACCGCTGCTGGGGGTGACGGGGGTCGAGGGCAGCGTGGGGGTCGTGATGCTGTCGGACTCGGTACCGGAGAGGGTGGGACCACGGGTGATGGACGCGGCGCGAGAGGTGGCCGAGGCGCTGCGCTGA
- a CDS encoding DEAD/DEAH box helicase: MTTTATSSSSSHSHHLSPAFPGRAPWGTAGKLRAWQQGAMEKYIQEQPRDFLAVATPGAGKTTFALTLASWLLHHHVVQQVTVVAPTEHLKKQWAEAAARIGIKLDPEYSAGPLGREYHGVAVTYAGVGVRPMLHRNRVEQRKTLVILDEIHHAGDSKSWGEACLEAFEPATRRLALTGTPFRSDTNPIPFVTYEEGNDGIRRSAADYTYGYGHALADHVVRPVIFLSYSGNMRWRTKAGDEIAARLGEPMTKDAVSQAWRTALDPRGDWMPSVLRAADQRLTEVRKAIPDAGALVIASDQDSARAYAKLIREITGHKATLVLSDDSGASDRIDEFSGNDDRWMVAVRMVSEGVDVPRLAVGVYATTISTPLFFAQAVGRFVRSRRRGETASVFLPTVPDLLTFANEMEVERDHVLDKPKKGGEEEDPYAESEKEMDEANREQDEDTGEQDMLPFEALESDAVFDRVMYNGAEFGMQAHPGSEEEQDYLGIPGLLEPEQVQLLLQKRQARQIAHSRKKPDTEADLLELPADRRPVVTHKELLELRKQLNTMVGAYSHQSGKPHGVIHTELRRVCGGPPSAECTAGQLRQRIAKVQEWATRMR; the protein is encoded by the coding sequence GTGACTACCACCGCCACCAGCTCCAGCTCCTCCCACTCTCACCACCTCTCTCCCGCCTTCCCCGGCCGCGCCCCCTGGGGCACCGCCGGCAAGCTGCGTGCCTGGCAGCAGGGGGCGATGGAGAAGTACATCCAGGAGCAGCCGCGTGACTTCCTCGCCGTCGCCACGCCCGGCGCAGGCAAGACGACCTTCGCGCTGACGCTCGCGTCCTGGTTGCTGCACCACCACGTCGTGCAGCAGGTGACCGTGGTCGCGCCGACCGAGCACCTGAAGAAGCAGTGGGCGGAGGCGGCCGCGCGGATCGGGATCAAGCTCGACCCCGAATACAGCGCCGGACCGCTGGGCCGGGAGTACCACGGCGTCGCCGTCACCTACGCGGGCGTCGGAGTGCGGCCCATGCTGCACCGCAACCGCGTCGAGCAGCGCAAGACCCTCGTCATCCTCGACGAGATCCATCACGCCGGTGACTCCAAGTCCTGGGGCGAGGCGTGTCTGGAGGCCTTCGAGCCCGCGACCCGCCGACTCGCCCTCACCGGTACGCCGTTCCGGTCCGACACCAACCCCATCCCCTTCGTCACGTACGAGGAGGGGAACGACGGGATCCGGCGGTCCGCCGCCGACTACACCTACGGGTACGGCCACGCGCTCGCCGACCACGTCGTCCGGCCCGTCATCTTCCTCTCCTACAGCGGCAACATGCGCTGGCGCACCAAGGCGGGCGACGAGATCGCCGCCCGGCTCGGCGAGCCCATGACCAAGGACGCCGTCAGCCAGGCCTGGCGCACCGCCCTCGACCCGCGCGGCGACTGGATGCCCAGCGTGCTGCGCGCCGCCGACCAGCGGCTGACCGAGGTCCGCAAGGCCATCCCGGACGCCGGGGCCCTCGTCATCGCCTCCGACCAGGACTCGGCCCGCGCGTACGCCAAGCTGATCCGCGAGATCACCGGGCACAAGGCGACCCTCGTCCTGTCCGACGACTCCGGCGCCTCCGACCGTATCGACGAGTTCAGCGGCAACGACGACCGCTGGATGGTCGCGGTGCGCATGGTGTCCGAGGGCGTCGACGTGCCGCGGCTCGCCGTCGGCGTGTACGCCACCACGATCTCGACACCCCTCTTCTTCGCCCAGGCCGTCGGCCGTTTCGTACGGTCGCGGCGGCGCGGCGAGACCGCCTCCGTCTTCCTGCCGACCGTCCCCGACCTCCTCACCTTCGCCAACGAGATGGAGGTCGAGCGCGACCACGTCCTCGACAAGCCCAAGAAGGGCGGCGAGGAGGAGGACCCGTACGCCGAGTCCGAGAAGGAGATGGACGAGGCCAACCGGGAGCAGGACGAGGACACCGGCGAGCAGGACATGCTGCCGTTCGAGGCGCTGGAGTCCGACGCCGTCTTCGACCGGGTCATGTACAACGGCGCCGAGTTCGGCATGCAGGCCCACCCGGGGAGCGAGGAGGAACAGGACTACCTGGGCATTCCGGGCCTTCTCGAACCCGAGCAGGTGCAGTTGCTGCTGCAGAAGCGGCAGGCCCGGCAGATCGCGCACAGCCGCAAGAAGCCGGACACGGAGGCGGACCTGCTCGAACTGCCCGCCGACCGGCGGCCCGTGGTCACCCACAAGGAACTGCTGGAGCTGCGCAAGCAGCTCAACACGATGGTCGGCGCGTACTCGCACCAGAGCGGCAAGCCGCACGGCGTGATCCACACCGAGCTGCGGCGGGTGTGCGGGGGGCCACCGAGCGCGGAGTGCACGGCGGGGCAGTTGCGGCAGCGGATCGCCAAGGTCCAGGAGTGGGCCACCCGTATGCGGTGA
- a CDS encoding type II toxin-antitoxin system death-on-curing family toxin gives MHYLTLAELLNLTKRLGVDDVRDYGLLDSALARPQSSVFGQDAYPDVWQKAAALMESLARNHALVDGNKRIAWYATWVFLHVNGHPLDANFDVDEAERFVLDVCQGALDVPKIAAQLPRFAR, from the coding sequence ATGCACTACCTCACGCTTGCCGAGCTGCTGAACCTGACGAAGCGGCTCGGCGTGGACGACGTGCGCGATTACGGGCTCCTGGACTCGGCCCTCGCACGTCCTCAGTCGAGCGTGTTCGGTCAGGATGCCTATCCCGACGTATGGCAGAAGGCTGCCGCGTTGATGGAGTCCCTTGCCCGCAACCACGCCCTCGTCGACGGGAACAAGCGCATCGCCTGGTACGCGACCTGGGTGTTTCTGCACGTGAACGGGCACCCCCTGGACGCGAACTTCGACGTGGACGAGGCCGAGCGATTCGTGCTGGACGTGTGCCAGGGCGCCTTGGACGTACCGAAGATCGCCGCCCAGTTGCCGCGCTTCGCGCGCTGA
- a CDS encoding MFS transporter: MAALEPRDTDVADTAPPVPSDDATGVLARPYRALTIGIVSVVLLIAFEATAVGTAMPVAARELDGLSLYAFAFSGYFTTSLFGMVLAGQWSDRNGPLASLTCGIAAFAAGLLLSGTAGAMWLFILGRAVQGLGGGLVIVALYVVVSRAYPERLRPAMMAAFAACWVVPTVVGPLASGAVTEQLGWRWVFIGIPVLVVFPLALALPQIRRRAGGPATEAVAAPFDGRRIRLALGISLGAGLLQYAAQDLRWVSLVPGVAGVALLVPAVLGLLPHGTWRAARGLPSVVLLRGVAAGAFISAESFIPLMLVTQRGLSPTLAGFSLAAAGGTWALGSYVQSRPRLEPYRERLMTLGMLIVAVAIVTAPSVLIHAVPVWTVAVAWGFGCFGMGLVISSTSVLLLSLSAPEEAGANSAALQISDGLSNVLLLAAGGAAFAALGGGTVAHTATGTTAGGSHPAAFAVVFLPMAGVALVGAWVTTRLRTESR; this comes from the coding sequence ATGGCAGCCCTGGAACCCCGCGACACCGACGTCGCCGATACCGCCCCTCCCGTCCCATCGGACGACGCCACCGGTGTACTCGCCCGCCCCTACCGGGCACTGACCATCGGCATCGTCTCGGTCGTCCTGCTCATCGCCTTCGAGGCGACGGCGGTCGGCACGGCGATGCCGGTCGCGGCGCGGGAGCTGGACGGGCTGTCCTTGTACGCCTTCGCGTTCTCCGGGTACTTCACGACGAGCCTGTTCGGCATGGTGCTCGCGGGGCAGTGGTCGGACCGCAACGGCCCGCTCGCCTCGCTGACCTGCGGCATCGCCGCCTTCGCGGCCGGACTGCTGCTGTCCGGGACGGCCGGGGCGATGTGGCTGTTCATCCTGGGGCGGGCCGTGCAGGGGCTGGGCGGCGGACTGGTGATCGTCGCGCTGTATGTGGTCGTGAGCCGGGCCTACCCGGAGCGGCTGCGGCCCGCGATGATGGCCGCGTTCGCGGCATGCTGGGTGGTCCCGACCGTGGTCGGCCCGCTGGCGTCCGGCGCGGTGACCGAGCAGCTCGGCTGGCGCTGGGTCTTCATCGGCATCCCGGTGCTGGTGGTGTTCCCGCTCGCGCTCGCGCTCCCGCAGATACGGCGCCGGGCGGGTGGCCCCGCCACGGAGGCGGTCGCCGCTCCCTTCGACGGCCGCCGCATCCGGCTGGCGCTCGGCATCTCGCTGGGCGCGGGACTTCTCCAGTACGCGGCCCAGGACCTCAGGTGGGTGTCCCTGGTCCCCGGCGTCGCGGGCGTCGCGCTGCTGGTCCCGGCCGTGCTCGGGCTGCTTCCCCACGGCACCTGGCGGGCGGCGCGCGGACTGCCGTCCGTGGTGCTGCTGCGCGGAGTGGCGGCGGGTGCCTTCATCTCGGCGGAGAGCTTCATCCCGCTGATGCTCGTCACCCAGCGGGGGCTGTCGCCGACGCTGGCCGGGTTCTCGCTCGCGGCGGCCGGCGGGACCTGGGCGCTGGGGTCGTACGTGCAGTCGAGGCCGCGCCTGGAGCCGTACCGGGAGCGGCTGATGACGCTGGGCATGCTCATCGTGGCGGTGGCGATCGTCACGGCGCCCAGCGTGCTGATCCACGCCGTGCCCGTCTGGACCGTCGCCGTCGCCTGGGGGTTCGGCTGCTTCGGCATGGGCCTGGTCATCTCCTCCACCAGCGTCCTGCTGCTGAGCCTGTCGGCCCCCGAGGAGGCGGGCGCGAATTCGGCCGCCCTCCAGATCTCCGACGGCCTCTCCAACGTCCTCCTGCTCGCCGCGGGCGGTGCCGCGTTCGCCGCGCTCGGCGGCGGCACGGTCGCCCACACGGCGACCGGGACGACCGCCGGCGGCTCGCATCCGGCCGCCTTCGCCGTGGTGTTCCTGCCGATGGCGGGGGTGGCGTTGGTGGGGGCGTGGGTGACTACGCGGCTGCGGACGGAATCCCGCTGA
- a CDS encoding DUF6551 family protein, giving the protein MPGKDYSYDIPDHPIEYIKVDPRTIKFDHRAQRNLNKARAAAIAEKLVPTALGTPILSQRDDGLYAVDGMHRVYACQLILTGKVSVSEDVREAIQTITCEVHSGLSMANEASLFIIKNKESSKVGPNDEFRIGVLAGHPLFQDTNTVLEKHQLKVGSSSVNGVRGIKGILSIVMEHGPEILDLSLTIAEDAWGRTPDTWHSVTIGGIATVMSKHSDELNPQELAQKLKRQGDPTSFRAKIQTIATNNNTRHDGTKGRLKAAHLAVASAWNANRRVNRIPVPNIFE; this is encoded by the coding sequence TTGCCCGGCAAGGACTACAGCTACGACATCCCGGACCACCCGATCGAGTACATCAAGGTGGACCCGAGGACTATCAAGTTCGACCACCGCGCGCAGCGCAACCTCAACAAGGCCCGTGCGGCGGCCATCGCTGAGAAGCTGGTCCCCACCGCACTCGGGACGCCGATCCTCTCGCAGCGCGATGACGGTCTGTACGCGGTGGACGGTATGCACCGCGTCTACGCCTGCCAGCTCATCCTGACTGGGAAAGTCTCGGTCTCGGAGGACGTTCGCGAGGCTATCCAGACCATTACCTGTGAGGTCCACTCCGGCCTCTCGATGGCCAACGAGGCGTCACTGTTCATCATCAAGAACAAGGAGTCCTCGAAGGTCGGCCCGAATGACGAGTTCAGGATCGGTGTATTGGCAGGGCATCCGCTCTTCCAGGACACCAACACCGTCCTTGAGAAGCACCAGCTCAAGGTAGGCAGCAGCAGCGTCAACGGCGTGCGCGGCATCAAGGGGATCCTCAGCATCGTCATGGAGCACGGTCCCGAGATCCTGGACCTGTCGCTCACCATCGCCGAGGACGCCTGGGGTCGTACCCCGGACACGTGGCACTCCGTCACTATCGGAGGCATCGCCACGGTGATGTCCAAGCACTCCGATGAACTGAACCCCCAGGAGTTGGCGCAGAAGCTCAAGCGCCAGGGTGACCCCACTTCCTTCAGGGCCAAGATCCAGACCATCGCCACCAACAACAACACCCGCCACGACGGCACCAAGGGCCGCCTCAAGGCCGCTCACTTGGCGGTTGCCTCCGCCTGGAACGCTAACCGCCGCGTCAACCGCATCCCCGTCCCGAACATCTTCGAGTAG